The following are from one region of the Candidatus Kryptoniota bacterium genome:
- a CDS encoding TetR/AcrR family transcriptional regulator, producing MVSDESEVKQAIVELAYKKFSQHGFKRITMDEIATELAISKKTVYKHFASKETILEEIVNQRVKRGEEAFKALLADNGPADDRIKRVAEMFPRFVDPDWQRLMADVVHSVPSVSKKIQAILTYFITKVAPSIIREGQKQGTVRKDLNIDLFVIAYLGAAKELFNSDFLARHSVTEEVLPKQLFKIFMEGVLVRK from the coding sequence ATGGTATCAGACGAATCTGAAGTAAAGCAAGCCATAGTCGAGCTCGCGTACAAGAAGTTCAGTCAACACGGCTTCAAGCGGATCACGATGGACGAGATCGCGACCGAACTCGCGATCAGCAAAAAGACCGTCTATAAACATTTCGCGAGCAAAGAGACGATCCTCGAAGAGATAGTGAATCAAAGAGTTAAACGCGGAGAAGAGGCGTTTAAAGCCCTCCTGGCGGACAACGGCCCCGCGGATGATCGGATCAAGCGGGTCGCTGAGATGTTTCCGAGATTTGTCGATCCAGATTGGCAAAGACTTATGGCCGACGTCGTGCATAGCGTCCCATCGGTTTCAAAAAAAATTCAGGCAATCCTCACGTATTTCATAACTAAAGTAGCTCCAAGCATAATCAGGGAAGGACAGAAACAGGGAACTGTCCGCAAGGATCTAAATATCGACCTGTTTGTCATTGCTTACCTGGGGGCAGCAAAGGAACTCTTTAATTCCGACTTCCTCGCGAGACATTCTGTTACCGAAGAGGTATTACCGAAGCAACTGTTCAAGATCTTTATGGAAGGAGTGTTAGTAAGAAAGTGA
- a CDS encoding efflux RND transporter periplasmic adaptor subunit, producing MSFNIRVVTTAVILAAAVSLVGCSSSSDKDDVSATGTIEATESSIAAQVPGRIMKVNYEEGAIVKKGDTLAEIDHRSIVQQVNQAQAALTMASQQYDMLVKGARSEDLRVAEEGVKQAEANFNLANLAMERTTKLFSDHSVSQSQMDAAQAQYEVASAQMQSAKQTLEKMQHFARPEEIRTAAAQVEQAQAALDYATISLEHSYVLNPIDGTVLERLVEVGDYANVGTPIYTVADLRMMKMTVYVNEVDLAKIRLGNGAKVVLDGMPNHPFDGKVIYISPTAEFTPKNVETKEDRIKLVFAVKIGIPNPDNYLKAGLPADASIYTK from the coding sequence GTGAGTTTTAATATTCGTGTCGTGACTACCGCAGTGATCCTGGCTGCCGCAGTCTCTCTCGTTGGATGCAGCTCCAGCTCGGATAAGGACGATGTGTCAGCGACCGGAACGATCGAGGCAACCGAGAGTTCAATTGCAGCGCAAGTACCGGGCCGTATTATGAAGGTCAATTACGAAGAGGGGGCAATCGTAAAGAAGGGTGACACGCTCGCGGAAATAGACCACCGCTCGATCGTTCAACAAGTGAACCAAGCTCAGGCGGCTCTCACTATGGCCAGCCAACAGTATGACATGCTTGTCAAAGGCGCCAGAAGTGAGGACTTGAGAGTAGCGGAAGAGGGTGTCAAACAAGCGGAAGCGAATTTCAACCTGGCGAACCTCGCAATGGAGCGCACAACGAAACTGTTTAGTGACCACAGCGTTTCGCAATCCCAGATGGACGCGGCCCAGGCACAGTATGAGGTCGCTTCGGCACAGATGCAATCGGCAAAACAGACTCTCGAGAAGATGCAGCATTTTGCCAGACCCGAGGAAATCAGGACCGCGGCCGCGCAGGTCGAGCAGGCACAAGCTGCACTCGATTATGCGACGATATCGCTTGAGCATTCCTACGTTTTGAATCCAATCGACGGAACTGTGCTGGAAAGACTTGTAGAGGTTGGAGATTACGCGAACGTCGGCACGCCCATCTACACTGTCGCTGATCTCCGGATGATGAAGATGACTGTCTACGTGAACGAGGTCGACCTGGCAAAGATTAGACTAGGTAACGGAGCTAAAGTGGTACTCGATGGCATGCCGAACCACCCATTCGACGGAAAAGTAATCTATATCTCTCCGACCGCCGAGTTCACCCCGAAGAACGTCGAAACCAAGGAAGACCGTATCAAACTTGTATTCGCTGTAAAGATCGGCATACCTAATCCGGATAATTATTTAAAGGCCGGCCTGCCTGCTGACGCTTCCATATACACCAAATGA
- a CDS encoding ABC transporter ATP-binding protein, with protein MIIRVENLTKKYGDLIAVDEVTLEIQRGELVGIIGPDGAGKTTFMRMIAGALEPTSGKIVINDKTFLEDRQQLKEEIGYLSQVSQAYGDLTVWENIEFFGKIHKVKDWEQRGNELLRFARLNGFKNRLGDQLSGGMRQKLGVCCAVIHQPKILILDEPTTGVDPVSRRELWLILATFLKNSMTILVATPYLNEAERCSRVALFNQGKLLRYDSVAALTSETHLHVYEIHSRNLGEAHAVVSKFKFVENVIILGDRINFVTDHHTEMDVMSVLDAVRKSVDDKAEMKEIGASLDNIFTSLIKQ; from the coding sequence ATGATAATCAGAGTAGAAAACCTTACGAAGAAATACGGCGACCTTATCGCAGTCGACGAAGTCACTCTGGAAATTCAGCGAGGTGAGCTGGTGGGCATAATCGGGCCCGACGGTGCGGGGAAGACAACCTTCATGCGGATGATCGCCGGGGCGCTGGAACCCACTTCGGGCAAAATTGTTATCAATGACAAGACTTTTCTTGAAGACCGCCAGCAGCTTAAAGAAGAGATCGGTTACCTTTCTCAGGTAAGTCAGGCTTACGGCGATCTTACCGTCTGGGAGAACATCGAGTTCTTCGGCAAGATCCATAAGGTGAAGGACTGGGAGCAACGTGGAAACGAGCTGCTGAGATTCGCGCGCCTAAATGGTTTTAAAAATCGTCTCGGAGATCAGCTCTCCGGCGGTATGCGACAGAAACTTGGAGTTTGCTGCGCGGTAATTCATCAGCCGAAGATTCTGATTCTTGATGAACCTACAACAGGAGTCGATCCTGTATCGAGGAGAGAATTGTGGCTCATCCTTGCCACATTCCTCAAGAACTCCATGACGATTCTCGTCGCTACTCCTTATCTGAACGAAGCTGAAAGATGCAGTAGAGTCGCGCTCTTCAATCAGGGCAAGCTCCTGAGGTACGATTCTGTGGCAGCGCTGACGTCTGAAACGCACCTTCATGTGTATGAGATTCATTCGAGAAATCTCGGCGAGGCGCATGCCGTTGTTTCGAAATTTAAGTTTGTTGAAAACGTCATAATACTTGGCGACAGGATAAACTTTGTCACCGATCATCACACGGAGATGGATGTAATGTCCGTGCTCGACGCCGTGAGAAAATCCGTTGATGATAAGGCGGAGATGAAAGAGATCGGCGCTTCGCTTGACAATATCTTTACAAGTCTGATAAAACAATAA
- a CDS encoding TolC family protein, producing the protein MKRAIIGIVLIGWAMTSSAQTTLSLQDAIQIGLENSKSLKISQLNVSIAQEKSNEVNANRWANLTLKGGYTRLSTVPPFNVTIPVGEFGNPTPLSFSLYQNLYDYYNLQLQLQQPIFTGFTLLNSSKAAEKTAEAVTYDSKADRSNLEVQIATSYWNLYQAMEAAQFMQENLDRTQLHYKQAQDMLNQGMLTQSDVLSVKVQVSNAQLMLLDAQNNLRLAAVALNNVLGVPLNKEYTITSVPQTGDTTMQDIGALLHTALENRNELQSLKLKGQAADAAVAAAWGAYLPQVAVVGDLYYQRPNQRIQPPTDAFKNTWDAGVMISLPIWNWGQTEAKVDQARAQREQADLALKQTADAVYLDVTQSYLNFKQAKDKIAVAQTAVNDAEESYRISDQKFKVGLVTNTDLMDAEIALLQTKLNYTQALTGLEIARISLEKATGQL; encoded by the coding sequence GTGAAAAGAGCAATTATTGGGATTGTGTTAATCGGGTGGGCAATGACATCTTCTGCTCAGACAACGCTTTCGCTACAAGATGCCATACAAATTGGTCTCGAGAATTCTAAGTCGCTTAAGATATCGCAGCTCAATGTTTCGATTGCACAGGAGAAATCAAATGAAGTGAATGCAAACCGTTGGGCAAACCTGACACTCAAAGGTGGATACACCAGGTTATCGACTGTTCCTCCGTTCAATGTGACCATTCCGGTGGGAGAGTTCGGCAATCCGACGCCGCTGTCATTTTCGCTCTATCAGAACCTGTACGATTATTACAATCTGCAACTTCAGCTCCAGCAGCCGATATTCACAGGGTTCACGCTGCTAAACTCATCGAAGGCAGCCGAGAAGACAGCCGAAGCAGTTACATATGATTCGAAAGCGGATAGATCAAATCTAGAAGTGCAGATCGCGACATCTTACTGGAACCTCTACCAGGCAATGGAAGCCGCGCAGTTCATGCAGGAGAACCTTGACCGCACGCAGCTCCATTACAAACAGGCCCAGGACATGTTGAACCAGGGTATGTTAACGCAGAGCGACGTACTAAGTGTGAAGGTTCAAGTATCAAACGCCCAGTTGATGCTTCTCGACGCTCAGAACAATTTGAGACTGGCGGCGGTGGCCTTGAATAATGTCCTCGGTGTACCACTAAACAAGGAATACACTATTACCTCGGTCCCTCAGACGGGCGACACGACAATGCAGGATATCGGCGCATTGCTCCACACGGCGCTCGAAAACCGAAACGAGCTGCAATCGCTCAAACTGAAGGGACAAGCAGCGGATGCCGCCGTGGCAGCCGCCTGGGGAGCATACCTGCCGCAGGTAGCTGTCGTCGGAGACTTGTACTATCAACGACCCAACCAGAGGATTCAACCGCCAACCGACGCCTTCAAGAACACCTGGGATGCCGGCGTAATGATCAGTCTTCCTATTTGGAACTGGGGGCAGACTGAAGCTAAAGTAGACCAGGCGCGAGCCCAGCGTGAACAAGCCGACCTCGCGTTGAAACAGACTGCCGACGCAGTGTATCTAGACGTGACCCAGAGTTACCTGAATTTTAAACAGGCAAAAGACAAAATTGCCGTTGCTCAGACGGCTGTTAATGATGCCGAAGAGAGCTACAGAATTTCGGACCAGAAATTCAAAGTCGGTCTGGTTACAAACACTGATCTGATGGATGCCGAGATCGCACTTCTACAAACAAAACTCAATTACACCCAGGCGCTTACGGGTCTCGAGATAGCGCGCATTAGTCTTGAAAAGGCGACCGGCCAGCTGTAA
- a CDS encoding ABC transporter ATP-binding protein, which translates to MKRRPASCKMALAIKASNLTKKFGDFTAVNGISFEVEEGKIVGFVGANGAGKTTTIKMLCGLSRPTSGEALVAGIDVTRHPELVRQSIGYMSQRFSLYSDLTVKENIEFYGGIYGLSNSILKERFDWVVEVADLKGRENILTKDLPLGWRQRLALGCAVLHQPKVVFLDEPTSGVDPVIRDKFWGLIGELSRGGATMIVTTHHLEEAEFCERVLMMHGGNIVVYGSPENIRREFADLPLFEIETNNPVQVFNLLEAEPWVTEASILGGSVHVFAQADDPVGSIEKFLNEHKQKGFSITKAAPTLEDIFVNANRGS; encoded by the coding sequence TTGAAAAGGCGACCGGCCAGCTGTAAGATGGCGCTCGCAATCAAGGCATCGAATCTGACAAAGAAGTTCGGGGACTTCACTGCTGTTAACGGAATATCATTCGAAGTCGAGGAAGGGAAGATCGTCGGCTTTGTCGGCGCCAACGGCGCGGGCAAGACAACGACGATCAAAATGCTTTGTGGATTGTCCAGACCTACGTCCGGAGAGGCACTCGTCGCGGGGATCGACGTAACCCGCCATCCCGAACTGGTCCGCCAGAGCATCGGTTACATGTCTCAAAGGTTCTCACTCTACAGCGACCTCACCGTCAAGGAGAATATCGAGTTTTACGGCGGGATTTACGGATTGAGCAACAGCATACTCAAGGAACGATTTGACTGGGTAGTGGAGGTTGCCGACCTCAAAGGGAGGGAAAATATCCTCACCAAGGATCTGCCGTTGGGATGGCGACAGAGGCTGGCTCTCGGCTGCGCAGTGCTTCATCAACCGAAGGTCGTCTTTCTGGATGAACCGACAAGCGGAGTGGACCCGGTCATTCGTGATAAGTTCTGGGGATTGATAGGAGAATTGTCGCGTGGCGGCGCCACGATGATTGTCACGACGCACCATTTGGAGGAGGCGGAGTTTTGCGAGAGAGTGCTGATGATGCATGGCGGGAACATAGTGGTTTATGGTTCGCCGGAAAACATCAGGCGTGAGTTTGCCGATCTCCCGCTATTTGAAATTGAAACCAATAATCCGGTTCAGGTTTTCAACCTACTGGAAGCCGAGCCGTGGGTGACCGAAGCATCGATTCTCGGAGGAAGCGTCCACGTGTTCGCGCAAGCCGATGATCCGGTTGGGTCAATAGAGAAATTCCTGAACGAGCACAAACAGAAGGGATTCTCCATCACGAAAGCCGCGCCGACTCTCGAAGATATCTTTGTTAACGCGAACAGGGGAAGTTGA
- a CDS encoding ABC transporter permease: MFENVLTIYTKEFRQLKRDKLTLAAIIFTPVLMLLLYGYALNFDVKHVRLGLLDDSQTMESRELAQKFFSTEYFDFAGNVSDEPAVDKFIQDGKATAVLVIPRDYAKDILRGKSTNVQVVIDGTNSNNATIIMGYIEGIVQNFSQDLTVRYMNRKGFSISSGAIDFRPRVYYNPELQSMKYLVPGLVAFILMVLTMLIPAISIVREKERGTMEHILLAPVRPLEVILGKTLLYFVLSLLATLVVITVSVVLFGIPIRGSVILLVAVTILFLSASLAIGILISTATATQAQAYLAAGALGFLPNMILSGFIFPISSMPFWLRTITYLFPGRYFIASLRGILLKGSGLFDIWDQIVPLIIIFVVVLVTASRRTAAKGI, from the coding sequence GTGTTTGAGAATGTACTGACGATCTATACTAAGGAATTCAGGCAACTGAAGCGCGACAAGCTTACGCTGGCGGCTATTATCTTTACACCCGTGTTAATGCTCTTGCTCTACGGATATGCACTTAATTTTGATGTGAAGCACGTGAGGCTAGGTCTCCTGGATGATTCGCAAACGATGGAAAGCCGTGAACTGGCACAGAAATTCTTCAGCACGGAATATTTTGATTTTGCCGGGAATGTGTCGGATGAACCCGCGGTTGACAAGTTCATCCAGGATGGTAAGGCTACTGCTGTACTGGTTATTCCGCGCGATTACGCGAAAGATATCCTGCGCGGCAAATCTACAAACGTTCAAGTCGTCATTGACGGGACAAATTCCAATAATGCCACCATAATCATGGGCTATATCGAAGGGATTGTCCAGAACTTTTCTCAGGATTTGACTGTGAGGTACATGAACCGGAAGGGGTTCTCAATCTCGTCGGGGGCAATCGACTTTAGACCGAGAGTCTACTACAATCCAGAGCTTCAAAGTATGAAGTATCTCGTTCCCGGCCTGGTTGCTTTTATCCTGATGGTACTTACCATGCTGATTCCGGCCATTTCCATCGTTCGTGAAAAGGAACGTGGTACGATGGAACACATTCTGCTTGCGCCTGTAAGACCTCTGGAAGTAATACTTGGAAAGACTCTCCTCTATTTTGTTCTCTCATTGCTGGCCACCCTCGTCGTAATCACCGTCAGCGTAGTCCTGTTCGGCATCCCGATAAGAGGAAGCGTGATTCTCCTTGTTGCGGTTACAATCCTGTTTTTGAGCGCAAGTCTGGCGATTGGAATTCTCATATCGACCGCTACTGCAACCCAGGCTCAGGCTTACCTGGCCGCGGGAGCATTGGGGTTTCTACCGAACATGATACTTTCGGGTTTCATATTTCCCATTAGCAGCATGCCTTTCTGGCTGCGGACAATTACTTATCTATTCCCGGGGAGATATTTCATAGCTTCTTTGAGAGGAATTCTCCTGAAGGGTTCTGGTCTTTTCGATATCTGGGATCAGATTGTTCCGCTTATAATCATTTTCGTTGTCGTCCTGGTGACTGCCTCACGGCGCACAGCCGCGAAGGGAATTTGA
- a CDS encoding ABC transporter permease, whose amino-acid sequence MNRVFHVVKKEFLQMRRDRRMVGMLFAAPILQLVLLGYAASLDIKNIPMVVCDLDNSKESRELIEHYSGSGYFNLVGRSRDMNDIDTYFRRSAAGIALIVPVNFGRDLLAGRNPQLVVAADGSDSNTGGIGLSYASSIAASYARNILVKRAEMFNLIKNPSDLPQVTSQTRAWYNQDLKSVNFMVPGVLVMVLMLVMTVISAMAIVKEKESGTIEQIVVTPLRDWEFILGKMIPFTITGFIQVSLVLIVAVFFFKIPLSGSLPALLTLSVLFVIVGLGFGIFVSSISKTQQQATMAAQFLLLFPMLILSGFIFPIENMPKFFQYVTYIIPIRYALEIVRGIFLKGDNFGDLIPQTLALLAIGTIVLSLSVNRFRRSLR is encoded by the coding sequence ATGAATAGAGTCTTCCATGTCGTGAAAAAAGAGTTCCTCCAGATGCGGCGAGACCGCAGAATGGTCGGGATGCTCTTTGCTGCTCCGATCCTCCAGCTAGTCCTTCTCGGATATGCAGCGTCGCTCGATATAAAAAACATTCCGATGGTCGTCTGCGATCTGGATAACAGCAAAGAAAGCAGAGAGCTCATCGAACACTATTCAGGATCGGGATACTTCAATCTTGTCGGTCGTTCCCGGGATATGAATGACATCGACACGTACTTCAGGAGGAGCGCTGCTGGAATTGCGCTTATCGTGCCGGTCAATTTCGGACGCGACTTGCTGGCGGGGAGGAACCCGCAGCTTGTCGTCGCCGCAGACGGCTCGGATTCAAACACAGGAGGCATCGGACTCAGTTACGCCAGTAGTATTGCGGCCAGTTATGCGCGCAACATCCTCGTTAAGCGTGCCGAAATGTTCAACCTGATAAAGAATCCTTCAGACCTGCCGCAGGTGACCTCGCAGACCCGGGCCTGGTATAATCAAGATCTGAAAAGCGTAAACTTCATGGTCCCCGGCGTTCTGGTGATGGTCTTAATGCTTGTCATGACTGTCATCAGCGCTATGGCAATCGTGAAAGAGAAAGAATCCGGCACAATCGAGCAAATAGTAGTCACACCGCTACGCGATTGGGAGTTTATTCTCGGGAAAATGATCCCGTTCACGATCACTGGCTTCATACAGGTGTCACTCGTTCTGATTGTGGCGGTCTTCTTCTTCAAAATTCCCCTCTCAGGGAGTTTGCCTGCATTACTCACTCTCAGCGTTCTATTTGTCATCGTCGGACTTGGATTCGGGATATTTGTCTCATCGATATCGAAGACGCAGCAACAGGCAACAATGGCTGCGCAATTTCTCCTCCTCTTTCCGATGTTGATACTTTCAGGCTTTATTTTCCCGATTGAAAACATGCCGAAGTTCTTCCAGTACGTGACTTATATTATCCCGATAAGGTACGCGCTTGAGATAGTCAGGGGAATATTTCTGAAAGGCGACAACTTCGGCGATCTAATACCTCAAACGCTCGCGCTCCTCGCGATAGGAACAATTGTCCTCTCGCTGAGCGTCAATAGATTCAGGCGTTCGCTTCGCTGA